In one Vicinamibacterales bacterium genomic region, the following are encoded:
- a CDS encoding MFS transporter gives MSRTSAPGAERLPLPGAYKWHVVAMLWCISFFNYADRQAIFSVFPLLEREMQLTPVQLGLLGSGFAWVYGLAAPFAGALVDRASRRNVILGGLHAWSVICAATALSRNFTHLFLFRAAEGLGETFYFPASTSLMSDYHGSRTRSRALGAHQTAVYLGTIGGGFFAGLIAERYGWRPAFLVFGGLGILLGFVLARYLVEPARGAADIAEGIAPPAAGGMSFAQFTALVLRTPALLCLLGAFMCANFVAVVLLSWMPKFLFDRFHMGLALAGLTATVFVQLASMAGAPLGGWMADLWRRRTPRGRIAVQALGMLAGAPFVAICGVTMSVPVLIAALTAWGFFKGLYDANIFASAFDVVPAAARGRTAGFMNMIGWLAGGGSAPLVIGIIAQRSSLGTAMTLASVVYVAAGLLLILGMVLLPRRSAA, from the coding sequence GTGAGCCGGACATCAGCGCCGGGGGCCGAGAGACTGCCGCTGCCGGGCGCGTACAAGTGGCACGTCGTCGCCATGCTGTGGTGCATCTCGTTCTTCAACTACGCCGACCGGCAGGCGATCTTCTCGGTCTTCCCGCTGCTCGAGCGCGAAATGCAGCTGACCCCGGTGCAGCTCGGGCTGCTCGGTTCGGGATTCGCGTGGGTATACGGGCTCGCGGCGCCGTTCGCCGGCGCGCTGGTGGACCGCGCCAGCCGCCGCAACGTCATTCTCGGCGGGCTGCACGCGTGGAGCGTGATCTGCGCCGCGACGGCGCTGTCGAGGAATTTCACGCACCTCTTTCTGTTCCGCGCCGCGGAAGGGCTGGGGGAGACGTTCTACTTCCCCGCGTCGACGTCGCTGATGAGCGACTACCACGGCAGCCGGACGCGGTCGCGCGCGCTCGGCGCGCATCAGACCGCGGTGTATCTGGGCACGATTGGCGGCGGATTCTTCGCCGGCCTGATCGCGGAGCGCTACGGCTGGCGGCCGGCGTTTCTCGTGTTCGGCGGGCTGGGCATCCTGCTCGGCTTCGTGCTGGCGCGATATCTCGTCGAACCGGCGCGCGGCGCGGCCGACATCGCGGAGGGCATCGCGCCTCCGGCGGCGGGGGGGATGAGCTTCGCGCAGTTCACCGCGCTCGTCCTCCGCACGCCGGCGCTGCTCTGTCTGCTCGGCGCGTTCATGTGCGCCAACTTCGTCGCCGTGGTGCTGCTCTCGTGGATGCCGAAATTCCTGTTCGACCGGTTCCACATGGGGCTGGCCCTTGCCGGGCTCACCGCCACGGTGTTCGTGCAGCTCGCCAGCATGGCGGGGGCGCCGCTCGGCGGCTGGATGGCGGACCTCTGGCGCCGCCGCACGCCGCGCGGCCGCATCGCGGTCCAGGCGCTCGGCATGCTCGCCGGCGCGCCGTTCGTCGCGATCTGCGGCGTGACGATGTCGGTGCCGGTGCTGATCGCGGCGCTGACCGCGTGGGGATTCTTCAAGGGACTCTACGACGCCAACATCTTCGCCTCGGCCTTCGACGTCGTCCCCGCCGCGGCCCGCGGACGCACCGCCGGATTCATGAACATGATCGGGTGGCTGGCCGGCGGCGGATCGGCGCCGCTGGTGATCGGGATCATCGCGCAGCGATCCAGCCTGGGCACGGCGATGACACTGGCGTCCGTCGTCTACGTCGCCGCCGGCCTGCTGCTGATCCTGGGAATGGTGCTGCTGCCGCGGCGCAGCGCGGCCTGA